Proteins encoded in a region of the Vicia villosa cultivar HV-30 ecotype Madison, WI linkage group LG5, Vvil1.0, whole genome shotgun sequence genome:
- the LOC131606862 gene encoding UDP-D-apiose/UDP-D-xylose synthase 2-like translates to MAQVNLDGKPITPVSICMIGGGGFIGSHLCEKLMSETSHTAIVVDVSSEKINHLLDKSLPWAKRIEFHHMNIKNDSRLETLVKASDLTINLAAICTPADYNTRPLDTIFSNFIDAIPVIKFCTENNKRLIHFSTCEVFGKTIGSFLPEEYRKDPQYYMLKEDVSPCIFGPVQKQRWSYACAKQMTDRLIYAEHAENGLKFTIVRPYNWIGPRMDFIPGVDGPSDGVPRVLACFSNNLLRGEPLKLVDGGRSQRTFLYVKDAIEAVMLMIDNPDRANGHIFNVGNPDNEVSVKQLAELMIKVYAKVADVPASSLSTLDVTSEEFYGKGYDDSDKRIPDMTIITKQLGWKPRTSLDELLDSTLQYQHQTYAHAIKKELSNPST, encoded by the exons ATGGCGCAGGTGAACCTCGACGGGAAACCAATCACTCCGGTATCGATTTGCATGATCGGCGGCGGAGGATTCATCGGATCACACCTATGCGAAAAGCTAATGTCCGAAACTTCTCACACAGCCATAGTCGTCGATGTCTCCTCCGAGAAAATCAATCATCTTCTCGATAAGTCTCTTCCCTGGGCCAAACGTATCGAGTTTCATCACATGAACATCAAGAACGATTCGCGCCTTGAGACTCTCGTCAAAGCTTCCGATCTc ACTATCAATCTTGCTGCGATTTGCACGCCGGCGGATTATAATACGCGGCCGTTGGACACTATTTTCAGTAATTTCATCGATGCGATTCCGGTG ATTAAATTTTGCACTGAGAATAATAAGCGTTTGATTCATTTTTCTACTTGTGAGGTCTTTGGGAAGACTATAGGTAGCTTTCTGCCAGAGGAATATAGAAAG GACCCCCAATATTACATGCTCAAAGAAGATGTGAGTCCTTGTATTTTTGGTCCAGTTCAGAAACAGAGATGGTCTTATGCATGTGCAAAGCAAATGACAGACAGACTAATTTATG CTGAGCATGCTGAGAATGGCCTGAAGTTCACTATTGTGAGACCTTATAACTGGATTGGACCAAGAATGGACTTCATTCCTGGTGTGGACGGCCCAAGTGATGGTGTCCCCAGAGTTTTAGCTTGTTTCAGTAAT AATCTCCTTCGCGGTGAGCCGCTCAAGCTTGTTGATGGAGGACGTTCCCAGAGAACCTTTCTCTATGTCAAAGATGCAATCGAGGCTGTTATGTTAATGATT GATAACCCTGATAGAGCAAATGGACACATCTTTAATGTGGGAAACCCAGACAATGAAGTATCTGTGAAGCAACTAGCTGAGCTTATGATAAAG GTATATGCCAAGGTGGCTGATGTACCTGCCTCTAGTCTATCAACTCTAGATGTGACTTCAGAAGAATTTTATGGAAAAGGCTATGATGACAGTGATAAGCGCATCCCGGACATGACAATTATCACTAAGCAGCTTG GTTGGAAGCCAAGGACATCACTTGATGAACTGTTGGATTCTACCCTTCAATATCAACATCAGACATATGCTCATGCTATCAAGAAAGAACTCTCAAACCCTTCAACTTGA
- the LOC131606861 gene encoding uncharacterized protein LOC131606861: MGKREKQKQKHDRTQRGRDYYLQDNDTPQPFSSASTLSPADNEEEEIIEDADSDNNNNNNEQHPSHDLPSKFLLYQQSVQSPKGDISYLQKFFLTYVGGRVPLHLQEDFCGTAFLSTEWLRSDPRKTAIGLDLDLEALTWCLENNIPKIGADGFSRISLFHGNVLQPLQSKLVEMDPEELVRNISLSQDTEKLKVDVLESDVPTSSAAQDDKLTAKNFPTAGRDIVCAFNYSCCCLHKRADLVLYFKHVRDALSSKGGIFVMDLYGGTSSENKLKLQRRFPNFTYVWEQAEFDIIQRKTRISLHFHLKKEQRKLRHAFSYSWRLWTLPEIRDCLEEAGFQSVHFWVREMPDTSEITRTEGFGAGKDIKYEETTNFQQQDSWNAYIVGVA; encoded by the exons ATGGGAAAGCGAGAGAAGCAGAAGCAGAAACACGACAGAACTCAACGCGGAAGAGATTACTATCTCCAAGACAATGACACTCCACAACCCTTCTCTTCTGCTTCAACGCTTTCACCCGCTGAcaacgaagaagaagaaattatAGAAGACGCTGAttctgacaacaacaacaacaacaatgaacaACACCCATCACACGATTTGCCTTCAAAATTCCTCCTTTACCAACAATCTGTCCAG TCTCCCAAAGGAGACATTAGTTATTTGCAAAAGTTCTTTCTCACGTATGTTGGTGGAAGGGTGCCCCTCCATCTTCAAGAAGATTTCTGTGGCACTGCATTTCTTAG TACAGAATGGCTCCGCAGCGATCCAAGAAAGACGGCTATAGGATTAGATTTGGATCTTGAGGCACTTACTTGGTGTCTGGAAAACAATATACCTAAAATCGGGGCTGATGGGTTTTCTAGAATATCTCTCTTTCATGGGAATGTTCTACAACCCCTTCAGTCAAAACTTGTGGAAATGGACCCCGAGGAGCTGGTGAGGAATATTTCACTGTCACAGGATACAGAGAAGCTGAAGGTTGATGTGCTCGAGTCGGATGTCCCAACAAGCTCTGCTGCTCAAGATGATAAGTTAACTGCAAAAAACTTTCCGACGGCCGGAAGAGATATTGTCTGTGCATTTAACTACAGCTGTTGTTGTCTCCATAAACGCGCTGATCTAGTTCTGTATTTCAAGCATGTTCGTGATGCCTTGTCATCAAAAGGTGGAATTTTTGTAATGGATTTATATGGAGGTACATCTTCAGAAAACAAGTTGAAGCTTCAAAGAAGATTTCCTAATTTTACG TATGTATGGGAGCAAGCTGAATTTGATATTATTCAACGGAAAACAAGGATTAGCCTCCATTTTCATCTGAAAAAGGAACAGCGGAAACTTCGCCATGCGTTTTCATACAGCTGGCGGCT ATGGACATTGCCTGAGATAAGGGATTGCTTAGAAGAAGCTGGATTTCAATCTGTTCACTTTTGGGTTCGAGAAATGCCAGACACCTCGGAAATTACAAGAACTGAAGGATTTGGAGCAGGAAAGGATATAAAATATGAAGAAACAACAAATTTTCAGCAACAAGATTCTTGGAATGCTTACATAGTTGGTGTTGCATAG